A genomic region of Phenylobacterium parvum contains the following coding sequences:
- a CDS encoding glycine--tRNA ligase subunit alpha, whose protein sequence is MPSEKPLSFQALILKLHDYWSRQGCVILQPHDVEVGAGTLHPATVLRALGPRPWRAAYVQPSRRPGDGRYGENPNRLQHYYQYQVILKPNPDNLQELYLGSLDAIGLDTRLHDIRFVEDDWENPTVGAWGLGWEVWCDGMEVTQYTYFQQVGGLDVSPVAGELTYGLERLAMYLQGVDRFDQLAFNDPDGPLPMTYGDVFMENERQQSEANFHLYDVATLKRQFEDMETQVPRLLQGRGPQGQATVLPAYDHVLKASHLFNLMDARGAIAVAERQSYIGRIRDLTKMCAEAWVANEGRNAPAEGL, encoded by the coding sequence ATGCCCTCTGAAAAACCGCTGTCTTTTCAGGCCTTGATCCTGAAGCTCCACGACTACTGGAGCCGCCAGGGCTGCGTCATCCTGCAGCCTCACGATGTCGAGGTTGGCGCGGGCACCCTGCATCCGGCCACTGTACTGCGCGCCCTGGGTCCGCGCCCCTGGAGGGCGGCCTATGTCCAGCCTTCGCGCCGGCCTGGCGACGGCCGCTATGGCGAGAACCCCAACCGCCTCCAGCACTACTACCAGTACCAGGTGATCCTGAAGCCCAACCCCGACAACCTCCAGGAGCTCTATCTGGGCAGCCTGGACGCCATAGGCCTGGACACGCGCCTGCACGATATCCGCTTTGTCGAGGACGACTGGGAGAACCCCACAGTCGGGGCCTGGGGCCTGGGTTGGGAGGTCTGGTGCGACGGGATGGAGGTGACCCAGTACACCTACTTCCAGCAGGTGGGCGGGCTCGACGTCTCGCCGGTCGCCGGGGAGCTGACCTACGGGCTTGAGCGCCTGGCCATGTACCTGCAGGGCGTCGATCGCTTCGATCAGCTGGCCTTCAACGACCCGGACGGCCCCCTGCCCATGACCTACGGCGACGTCTTCATGGAGAATGAGCGCCAGCAGTCCGAGGCCAACTTCCATCTCTACGACGTGGCGACGCTGAAGCGGCAGTTCGAGGACATGGAGACCCAGGTCCCGAGGCTCCTGCAGGGCCGGGGCCCCCAGGGCCAGGCGACGGTGCTGCCAGCCTACGACCACGTCCTCAAAGCCAGCCATCTGTTCAACCTGATGGACGCCCGCGGCGCCATCGCCGTGGCGGAGCGCCAGAGCTACATCGGCCGGATCCGCGACCTCACCAAGATGTGCGCCGAGGCCTGGGTGGCGAACGAGGGCCGCAACGCCCCGGCGGAGGGGCTCTGA
- a CDS encoding fasciclin domain-containing protein: MTKLPLAFAVLFLSAGVAVAQTPAAPAAPVAPLAPAAPAAPALTPSGDVIDTLKASGRFTTFLKASDLVGLTAFVKGLPAVTVLAPSDAAFALLPAGEVDRLLAQANRPELQKLVLRHLINARVPFETFKGAVTTAPTLGGEAVQLSGDQPPTIGGARVSQVDVNAANGVVHVLDRVILAPAA; encoded by the coding sequence ATGACCAAGCTCCCCCTCGCTTTCGCCGTCCTCTTCCTGTCCGCCGGCGTCGCGGTCGCCCAGACCCCTGCGGCCCCCGCCGCGCCCGTGGCGCCTCTCGCCCCGGCGGCGCCCGCCGCTCCGGCCCTCACCCCGTCGGGCGACGTGATCGACACCCTCAAGGCGTCGGGGCGGTTCACCACCTTCCTGAAGGCTTCGGACCTCGTGGGCCTGACCGCCTTCGTGAAGGGCCTGCCGGCCGTGACGGTCCTGGCGCCGAGCGACGCGGCCTTCGCCCTACTGCCGGCAGGCGAGGTCGACCGCTTGCTCGCCCAAGCCAACAGGCCCGAGCTGCAAAAGCTCGTCCTGAGGCATCTCATCAACGCCCGCGTGCCCTTCGAGACCTTCAAGGGCGCCGTCACCACCGCCCCGACCCTTGGCGGTGAGGCCGTCCAGCTTTCCGGTGACCAGCCGCCGACCATCGGCGGGGCGCGGGTCTCCCAGGTTGACGTCAACGCCGCCAACGGCGTTGTGCATGTGCTGGACAGGGTGATCCTGGCTCCGGCCGCCTGA
- a CDS encoding P-II family nitrogen regulator, translating into MKLIMAIVKPFKLDDVREALVSSGVEGLTITEVKGYGRQKGQTEIYRGAEYQVNFIPKVKLEAVVDDAAAAGVVETIKTAASTGKIGDGKIFVIDVADAVRIRTGETGASAL; encoded by the coding sequence ATGAAACTGATCATGGCGATCGTCAAACCCTTCAAGCTGGACGACGTGCGCGAAGCCCTCGTGTCGTCCGGCGTCGAGGGGCTCACGATCACGGAAGTCAAAGGTTACGGACGTCAGAAGGGGCAGACCGAGATCTATCGAGGCGCTGAGTACCAGGTGAACTTCATCCCAAAGGTGAAGCTCGAGGCGGTCGTCGATGACGCCGCCGCCGCCGGCGTGGTCGAGACCATCAAGACCGCCGCCTCCACCGGCAAGATCGGGGACGGGAAGATCTTCGTCATCGATGTCGCCGACGCCGTGCGTATCCGCACCGGCGAAACCGGCGCCTCTGCGCTCTGA
- a CDS encoding ammonium transporter, producing the protein MNGFKLKGLAGLMLAATLAGAPLATPVLAQETTPAAAAPAEATVAPAPAPAETAAPVAAAPAEAAPAPVPDKGDTTWMLVSTVLVLLMILPGLALFYGGLVRQKNMLSMLMQVGVVTVIGMIAWMFWGYSLAFTDGGALDKFVGGGGRLFLKDVTPASNVATFSTGVVIPELVFMAFQMTFACITAALVLGGVAERMKFAAVVVFAILWPLLSYYPLAHMVWWWAGPDAVAAAPTDPIQSGLLWGFGALDFAGGTVVHINAGIAALVGALILGPRKGFGTEPMPPHSLTLTMTGAGLLWVGWFGFNAGSNLEANGYAALAMVNTLVATAAAGLSWVVTEWVTRKRASALGLASGLVAGLVAITPAAGFAGPVGAVVLGLVVSPVCVFFCAKIKNALKYDDSLDAFGIHAIGGIIGAIATGLLVNPDWGGAGVVDYTTCAADGDISTCDTAAYVLSTQVMAQVKAVLVAIAWSAAASAIVFFVIKYTVGLRSTLDSEEEGLDISEFGERAYHN; encoded by the coding sequence ATGAACGGGTTCAAACTCAAGGGTCTCGCCGGGCTGATGCTCGCAGCGACCCTGGCCGGAGCGCCTCTGGCGACCCCGGTCCTCGCCCAGGAGACGACGCCTGCGGCGGCGGCCCCCGCTGAAGCAACCGTTGCGCCTGCGCCTGCGCCGGCCGAAACGGCGGCGCCCGTCGCCGCCGCCCCCGCGGAAGCCGCTCCCGCCCCTGTCCCGGACAAGGGCGACACCACCTGGATGCTGGTCTCCACCGTCCTCGTCCTGCTGATGATCCTTCCGGGCCTCGCCCTCTTCTACGGCGGCCTCGTTCGCCAGAAGAACATGCTGTCCATGCTGATGCAGGTCGGCGTGGTGACGGTGATCGGCATGATCGCCTGGATGTTCTGGGGCTACAGCCTCGCCTTCACCGACGGCGGCGCCCTCGACAAGTTCGTGGGCGGCGGGGGGCGGTTGTTCCTGAAGGACGTCACCCCCGCAAGCAATGTGGCCACCTTCTCGACCGGGGTCGTCATCCCGGAGCTGGTCTTCATGGCCTTCCAGATGACCTTCGCCTGCATCACGGCGGCCCTCGTCCTGGGCGGTGTCGCCGAACGGATGAAGTTCGCCGCGGTGGTCGTGTTCGCCATCCTCTGGCCGCTGCTCTCCTACTATCCCCTGGCCCACATGGTCTGGTGGTGGGCGGGTCCTGACGCCGTCGCCGCCGCCCCGACAGACCCGATCCAGTCCGGCCTGCTGTGGGGCTTTGGCGCCCTCGACTTCGCCGGCGGCACCGTCGTCCACATCAATGCGGGCATCGCCGCCCTGGTCGGCGCCCTGATCCTCGGCCCCCGCAAGGGCTTCGGGACCGAGCCCATGCCGCCCCACTCCCTGACCCTGACCATGACAGGCGCGGGCCTCCTGTGGGTGGGCTGGTTCGGCTTCAACGCCGGCTCCAACCTGGAAGCGAACGGCTACGCCGCCCTGGCCATGGTCAACACCCTGGTGGCGACCGCTGCGGCGGGCCTCTCCTGGGTGGTCACCGAGTGGGTCACCCGCAAGCGCGCAAGCGCCCTGGGCCTGGCCTCCGGCCTGGTCGCCGGCCTGGTCGCCATCACCCCGGCGGCGGGCTTCGCCGGCCCGGTCGGTGCGGTTGTCCTTGGCCTCGTGGTCTCGCCGGTCTGCGTCTTCTTCTGCGCGAAGATCAAGAACGCCCTGAAGTACGACGACAGCCTGGACGCCTTCGGCATCCACGCCATCGGCGGCATCATCGGCGCCATCGCCACCGGCCTGCTGGTCAACCCCGACTGGGGCGGCGCCGGCGTGGTCGACTACACGACCTGCGCCGCGGACGGGGACATCTCCACCTGCGACACGGCCGCCTATGTCCTCTCGACCCAGGTCATGGCCCAGGTGAAGGCGGTCCTCGTGGCCATCGCCTGGTCGGCGGCCGCCAGCGCCATCGTCTTCTTCGTGATCAAGTACACGGTGGGCCTGCGCTCCACATTGGACAGCGAGGAAGAGGGCCTGGACATCTCCGAGTTCGGAGAGCGGGCCTACCACAACTGA
- a CDS encoding 4-(cytidine 5'-diphospho)-2-C-methyl-D-erythritol kinase: MGASAFAPAKVNLYLHVGAKAADGFHPLETLMVFADVGDQVSAVGKGGAALEVAGPFAAGLETDEDNLVLRAARSLARRLGREGDLPGLVLEKRLPVAAGLGGGSADAAATLRLLNTAWGGGLGGPQLEALGAELGSDVPACVASRPVTARGRGDVLAPAPLLPGLPAVLVNPGVACSTAAVYRAFDRAAAVDSPDPVPDPGRLPDAKAAARWLGALRNDLETPALSVAPLIGAVLERLRDAPETLLARLSGSGATCFALCADPESAERLAEGLARAQPGWWVRACRLGAPLEPDA; this comes from the coding sequence ATGGGTGCAAGCGCCTTCGCGCCGGCCAAGGTCAATCTCTACCTGCATGTCGGGGCGAAGGCTGCCGATGGCTTCCATCCCCTCGAGACATTGATGGTCTTCGCCGACGTCGGCGACCAGGTCTCCGCAGTGGGGAAGGGGGGGGCGGCCCTCGAGGTCGCCGGCCCCTTTGCGGCAGGCCTCGAGACGGATGAGGACAACCTGGTGCTCAGGGCTGCGCGCAGCCTTGCCCGGCGGCTCGGCCGCGAAGGCGACCTGCCAGGCCTCGTCCTGGAGAAACGCCTGCCGGTGGCGGCGGGGCTGGGCGGCGGCTCGGCCGACGCTGCGGCGACCCTGAGGCTGCTCAACACCGCCTGGGGCGGCGGCCTGGGGGGTCCGCAGCTGGAGGCCCTTGGGGCGGAACTCGGTTCAGACGTCCCGGCCTGCGTCGCCAGCCGTCCTGTGACGGCGAGGGGGCGGGGGGATGTGCTGGCGCCTGCGCCCCTTCTCCCCGGCCTCCCGGCGGTTCTGGTCAACCCCGGCGTCGCCTGCTCCACGGCCGCCGTCTATCGGGCCTTTGACCGGGCGGCGGCGGTTGACAGCCCCGATCCCGTCCCGGACCCCGGGCGGCTCCCGGATGCAAAGGCTGCGGCGCGCTGGCTGGGCGCCCTGCGCAACGACCTCGAGACGCCCGCCCTCAGTGTGGCTCCTCTGATCGGCGCAGTGCTGGAGCGCCTGCGCGACGCTCCCGAGACCCTGCTGGCGCGACTTTCCGGGTCCGGGGCGACCTGCTTCGCCCTTTGCGCCGATCCGGAGTCGGCCGAACGCCTGGCGGAAGGCCTTGCCCGTGCGCAGCCCGGCTGGTGGGTTCGCGCCTGTCGGCTGGGGGCGCCCCTCGAACCCGACGCCTGA
- a CDS encoding tetratricopeptide repeat protein produces the protein MNTRSMAVWRPKVLFRAASRLAIAGALFALAACATAPGPSAGPAEGTGASPYGQFLAGRAALNAGRNADAARYYGAVRALDPDAAGVIDERGFVAALLAGDVTTAARIAPTSEATSAPNLSLSRLVRAVEGMSTGRVGSAGTLLAPEGAVFPHRSAMALLAPWAAAMAGDREGVLVRPQSPGDRIVDVFGLLAQARLFERAGRLDEAETNFKVLSGGDSPGQASVLAYGGFLERRKRGAEAVALYDRLLATDPRNASVRAARERAAAGKAEVQPSLRQGAAQTLIPVAATLIAAGQDQMGLAYLRLALRLDPGNNPAWLLVGDLLESYGLVEEARAAYARVPAAAPEFVAAQAKLAWSHQRAGDPETALRLARAAAAGGDVEAAINLSDLLRANEKFSESADVLDPLISGAAPDWRLLYARGVSRERAGRWPEAEADLKAALALNPDEPELLNYLGYTWIDRNENLDKALEMVRRAVSQNPRSGAMVDSLGWAYFRLGDFPRAVETLERAVELEPGDPELNNHLGDAYWRVGRRDEAGFQWKRVLTLDPDPKIKAEAERKLAQGLPPAPTPAARKP, from the coding sequence GTGAACACCCGCTCCATGGCTGTCTGGAGACCCAAGGTCCTGTTCCGAGCGGCGTCTCGCCTTGCGATCGCAGGGGCGCTCTTCGCCCTTGCGGCTTGCGCCACCGCCCCCGGTCCCTCCGCAGGGCCGGCGGAGGGAACCGGCGCCTCGCCCTATGGCCAGTTCCTGGCGGGACGGGCGGCCCTCAACGCCGGGCGTAACGCCGACGCCGCCCGATACTACGGGGCGGTCCGGGCCCTTGATCCCGACGCCGCCGGCGTCATCGATGAACGCGGCTTCGTCGCCGCCCTCCTGGCTGGGGACGTCACCACCGCAGCGCGGATCGCCCCCACCTCCGAGGCCACCTCGGCGCCCAACCTTTCGCTCAGCCGCCTTGTTCGCGCCGTCGAGGGCATGTCCACCGGCCGTGTTGGGTCGGCCGGGACCCTGCTGGCCCCAGAGGGGGCGGTTTTTCCGCACCGGTCCGCCATGGCCCTTCTCGCCCCCTGGGCGGCCGCCATGGCCGGGGATCGCGAGGGCGTCCTGGTCCGGCCACAGTCGCCAGGGGATCGGATCGTCGACGTCTTCGGCCTCCTCGCCCAGGCGCGACTCTTCGAGAGGGCTGGCCGGCTTGATGAGGCGGAGACCAACTTCAAGGTTCTCTCCGGCGGGGACTCTCCGGGGCAGGCTTCTGTCCTGGCCTACGGCGGATTCCTCGAGAGGCGAAAGCGCGGCGCAGAGGCCGTCGCCCTCTACGACCGTCTTCTCGCCACCGATCCTCGGAACGCCTCGGTCCGGGCGGCCCGGGAACGGGCGGCGGCGGGCAAGGCCGAGGTCCAGCCCAGCCTGCGGCAGGGCGCCGCCCAGACCCTGATCCCGGTTGCGGCCACGCTGATCGCCGCCGGCCAGGACCAGATGGGCCTGGCCTATCTCCGCCTGGCCCTCCGGCTGGATCCCGGAAACAATCCTGCCTGGCTGCTCGTGGGCGATCTCCTCGAGAGCTACGGCCTGGTGGAAGAGGCCCGCGCCGCCTATGCGCGGGTTCCTGCAGCCGCACCCGAGTTCGTCGCCGCCCAGGCCAAGCTGGCCTGGAGCCACCAGCGCGCGGGCGATCCCGAGACGGCCCTGCGACTGGCGCGCGCCGCCGCCGCCGGGGGAGACGTCGAGGCGGCGATCAACCTGTCCGACCTTCTCAGGGCCAATGAGAAGTTCTCGGAGTCCGCAGACGTGCTGGATCCCCTCATCAGCGGCGCAGCGCCGGACTGGCGGCTCCTTTACGCCCGCGGCGTCTCCCGGGAGCGGGCGGGGCGGTGGCCCGAGGCTGAGGCCGACCTCAAGGCCGCCCTGGCCCTGAACCCGGATGAGCCGGAGTTGCTGAACTATCTGGGCTACACCTGGATCGACCGTAACGAGAACCTCGATAAGGCCCTGGAGATGGTGCGGCGGGCGGTGAGCCAGAACCCGCGCTCCGGCGCCATGGTCGACAGCCTGGGCTGGGCCTATTTCCGCCTGGGAGACTTCCCTCGGGCGGTGGAGACCCTTGAAAGGGCGGTGGAGCTTGAGCCTGGCGACCCCGAGCTGAACAACCATCTCGGCGACGCTTATTGGCGGGTCGGCCGTAGAGACGAAGCCGGCTTCCAGTGGAAGCGCGTACTGACCCTGGACCCGGACCCCAAGATCAAGGCCGAGGCGGAACGCAAGCTGGCCCAGGGCCTGCCGCCCGCCCCCACCCCGGCCGCCCGCAAGCCCTGA
- a CDS encoding electron transfer flavoprotein-ubiquinone oxidoreductase: MSETLEREAMEYDVVIVGAGPSGLAAAIRLKQMAEAAGAEISVAVLEKGSEVGAHILSGAVIDPSGIAELLPNWKELGVPLETAVTKDKFLMLGPAGELDVSWAPFPKWMLNHGNYIASLGNVCRWLAQYAEGLGVEIYPGMAASELVFNADGSVKGVVAGVFGIGKDGQPGPDYQPGIELHAKYTLIGEGVRGSLAKQLQARFDLNKGREPQKYGIGIKELWKVPDAAFQPGLTQHTFGWPLDNKTGGGSFMYHFGDNYVAIGFVVHLNYKNPYLSPFDEFQRFKTHPAIRQYLEGGERVAYGARAITEGGEQSLPQLYFPGGALLGCSAGMVNVPRIKGSHNAVKSGVLAAEAAFGAIQAGRGGDELVEYETAYKASSIAKELHAVRNFKPLWSKFGTLPGLLLGGVDATLAHLLGGFSFFGTLKHGKSDAESTGLAKDYQPIAYPKPDGVVSFDKLSSVFLASTNHDEAQPAHLKLTDASTPISVNLPKYAEPAQRYCPAGVYEVLTEDDGSNPRFQINFQNCVHCKTCDIKDPSQNITWTTPQGGDGPNYPNM; this comes from the coding sequence ATGAGCGAGACCCTCGAACGCGAGGCTATGGAATACGACGTGGTCATCGTCGGCGCCGGCCCGTCCGGCCTGGCGGCGGCGATCCGCCTCAAGCAGATGGCCGAGGCGGCGGGGGCCGAGATTTCCGTCGCGGTCCTCGAGAAGGGCTCCGAGGTCGGCGCCCACATCCTCTCCGGGGCGGTCATCGACCCCAGCGGCATTGCCGAGCTCCTGCCCAACTGGAAGGAACTGGGGGTTCCCCTCGAGACGGCGGTGACCAAGGACAAGTTCCTGATGCTGGGTCCGGCCGGTGAGCTGGACGTCAGCTGGGCGCCCTTCCCGAAGTGGATGCTGAACCACGGCAACTACATCGCCAGCCTGGGCAATGTGTGCCGCTGGCTCGCCCAGTACGCCGAGGGCCTTGGGGTGGAGATCTATCCCGGCATGGCGGCCTCCGAGCTCGTCTTCAACGCGGACGGTTCGGTCAAGGGCGTGGTCGCCGGTGTCTTCGGCATTGGCAAGGATGGCCAGCCCGGCCCCGACTACCAGCCGGGTATCGAGCTGCACGCCAAGTACACCCTGATCGGCGAGGGCGTCCGGGGCTCCCTGGCCAAGCAGCTGCAGGCGCGCTTCGACCTGAACAAGGGACGCGAGCCCCAGAAGTACGGCATCGGCATCAAGGAGCTCTGGAAGGTTCCGGACGCGGCCTTCCAGCCCGGCCTGACCCAGCACACCTTTGGCTGGCCCCTGGACAACAAGACGGGCGGCGGCTCGTTCATGTACCACTTTGGGGACAACTACGTGGCCATCGGCTTCGTGGTGCACCTGAACTACAAGAACCCCTACCTTTCGCCCTTTGACGAGTTCCAGAGGTTCAAGACCCACCCGGCGATCCGTCAGTACCTCGAGGGGGGCGAACGGGTCGCCTATGGCGCCCGGGCGATCACCGAAGGCGGGGAGCAGTCCCTGCCGCAGCTCTACTTCCCGGGCGGGGCCCTGCTGGGCTGCTCGGCGGGCATGGTCAACGTTCCGCGGATCAAGGGCTCCCACAACGCGGTCAAGAGCGGCGTCCTGGCCGCCGAGGCGGCCTTCGGCGCGATCCAGGCTGGTCGCGGCGGTGACGAACTGGTGGAGTACGAGACCGCCTACAAGGCCTCGTCCATCGCCAAGGAACTGCACGCGGTCCGCAACTTCAAGCCGCTTTGGTCGAAGTTCGGGACCCTTCCCGGCCTGCTCCTGGGCGGGGTGGACGCCACCCTGGCCCACCTGCTTGGGGGCTTCTCCTTCTTCGGGACCCTCAAGCACGGCAAGTCCGACGCCGAGTCCACGGGACTGGCCAAGGATTACCAGCCGATCGCCTATCCCAAGCCCGACGGCGTCGTGAGCTTTGACAAGCTGTCGTCAGTCTTCCTGGCCTCGACCAATCATGACGAGGCTCAGCCGGCGCACCTGAAGCTGACCGACGCCTCCACGCCCATCAGCGTCAACCTGCCGAAGTACGCCGAGCCGGCCCAGCGCTACTGCCCGGCGGGGGTTTACGAGGTCCTGACGGAGGACGATGGGTCGAACCCGCGGTTCCAGATCAACTTCCAGAACTGCGTCCACTGCAAGACCTGCGACATCAAGGATCCCTCCCAGAACATCACCTGGACGACGCCCCAGGGCGGCGACGGGCCCAACTACCCGAACATGTAG
- a CDS encoding uracil-DNA glycosylase encodes MSRLSGPAVAESLLAFWAETGVDAALLEIPTDRIAEGQKPLAAPRPAPATPLRTAAPAAPRPLALEAAREAAAACQDLEALAAAIEAFEGCPIRFEGAASRSVFSRGPADAPVVVVGEAPGAEEDRLGRPFVGKAGKMLDRMLESIGLADRAFITNTVFWRPPGNRTPSPEEQVVCRPFVEQAIRLVRPRMLLLVGAPATRCLLDQAEGINKLHGRWFEWRTAEGDLELPALPTFHPAFLMRQPTAKAMAWSDLKLFAERLNRPARP; translated from the coding sequence ATGAGCCGCCTGTCAGGCCCCGCCGTCGCCGAAAGCCTGCTCGCCTTCTGGGCCGAGACCGGCGTCGACGCCGCCTTGCTGGAAATACCGACGGATCGAATCGCCGAGGGCCAGAAACCCCTCGCCGCCCCCCGCCCCGCTCCGGCGACGCCCCTGCGTACTGCGGCCCCGGCGGCCCCCCGCCCCCTGGCCCTGGAAGCCGCGCGGGAAGCTGCGGCGGCCTGCCAGGACCTGGAGGCCCTGGCCGCCGCCATCGAGGCCTTCGAGGGCTGCCCAATCCGCTTCGAAGGCGCAGCGAGCCGTTCCGTCTTCTCCCGCGGACCGGCGGACGCCCCTGTGGTGGTGGTCGGAGAGGCCCCGGGCGCCGAGGAAGACCGGCTGGGGCGGCCCTTCGTGGGCAAGGCCGGCAAGATGCTGGACAGGATGCTGGAGTCCATCGGCCTCGCGGACCGGGCCTTCATCACCAACACTGTCTTCTGGCGGCCGCCCGGGAACCGGACCCCCTCCCCCGAGGAACAGGTCGTCTGTCGTCCCTTTGTCGAGCAGGCCATCCGGCTGGTGCGGCCGCGGATGCTGCTTCTGGTCGGCGCACCGGCCACCCGCTGCCTCCTGGACCAGGCCGAGGGCATCAACAAGCTGCACGGCCGCTGGTTCGAGTGGCGGACAGCGGAAGGCGACCTTGAGCTGCCGGCCCTGCCGACCTTCCATCCCGCCTTCCTCATGCGGCAGCCGACCGCAAAGGCCATGGCCTGGTCGGACCTGAAGCTGTTTGCCGAGCGGCTGAACCGTCCGGCGCGGCCCTGA